A single window of Bombus pascuorum chromosome 1, iyBomPasc1.1, whole genome shotgun sequence DNA harbors:
- the LOC132915176 gene encoding uncharacterized protein LOC132915176, which produces MVEKVSLRRSIAKLDCPAIIAFGNPLLDVYVTIKNDDLLKKFNLPTDGETELPVEKMQELLADLPLESRHRFSAGGSAQNSMRVLQWLCDETHQNQYTIYCGGLGNDSGGKMLEILVRSAGVDVRYAIHPTLPTGHCIALTSESTRSLVANIGAASVYTLDDLKKTSLSLDTIKIIYIEGFFLTHSFPLVKDLVKQAEERDIIIAFNLNGTYIFNDHHIAICEMVGYANIVFGNAREMEALAQSLNVTYEDVTDIPFLLNSLKRITVNVCNTVNEDWLRHGGVFVMTQGGSAPAITVWGRSQSVQVQPIKPKAPVVDTTGAGDALAAGFLAGVLARWKPKYCLEYGCKVASFMVTKLGITLPDNVPPDLLE; this is translated from the exons atggttgaaaaagtttcattaaGAAGATCTATTGCAAAACTGGATTGTCCAGCTATTATAGCTTTTGGTAATCCTTTGCTGGATGTTtatgtaacaataaaaaatgatgATTTGTTGAAAAAGTTCAATCTTCCTACGGATGGAGAAACAGAACTTCCTGTTGAAAAAATGCAGGAGTTGCTGGCAGATTTACCACTAGA aTCACGACATAGATTTAGTGCTGGAGGATCAGCACAAAATTCAATGAGAGTTTTACAATGGCTTTGCGATGAAACTCATCAAAAtcaatatactatatattgtgGAGGACTTGGAAATGATTCAGGGGGGAAAATGTTGGAGATCTTAGTTAGATCAGCAGGTGTGGATGTCAG ATATGCAATTCATCCAACTTTACCTACAGGACATTGTATAGCATTGACAAGTGAATCAACTCGTAGTCTTGTTGCAAATATAGGAGCTGCTAGTGTATATACTCTAGATGACCTTAAGAAAACCAGTTTATCATTggatacaataaaaataatttatattgaagGATTTTTCCTAACACACAGTTTTCCTTTAGTAAAAGACCTTGTTAAACAAGCAGAAGAGAGAGACATAATAATTGCTTTCAACTTAAATggaacatatatatttaat GATCATCACATAGCAATTTGTGAAATGGTAGGATATGCAAATATTGTATTTGGTAATGCAAGAGAAATGGAAGCTTTGGCTCAATCATTAAACGTCACATATGAAGATGTAACAGATATACCATTTTTACTGAATAGTTTAAAGAGAATTACAGTTAATGTTTGTAATACAGTCAATGAAGATTGGTTGCGTCATGGGGGAGTATTTGTTATGACTCAAGGTGGTTCAGCTCCAGCAATTACTGTTTGGGGAAGAAGTCAATCTGTTCAA gTACAACCAATTAAACCAAAGGCTCCTGTTGTAGACACTACAGGTGCTGGTGATGCTTTGGCAGCTGGTTTTCTAGCCGGCGTTTTAGCTCGGTGGAAACCAAAATATTGCTTAGAATATGGTTGCAAAGTAGCATCATTTATGGTAACCAAACTTGGTATCACACTACCAGACAATGTACCACCAGATTTATTAGAATAA
- the LOC132908718 gene encoding zinc finger matrin-type protein 2, with protein sequence MSMRPDDHRRKWNREEYERIALQRLQDEIAEEELGIPKQPAVKRELLKQRDYKVDLESKLGKSVVINKNTPSSQTGGYYCNVCDCVVKDSINFLDHINGTKHQRNLGMSMKIERSTLEQVKARFATNKKKLEEKKKDYDLEQRVKELKEEEEKIKEYRKEKRKDKKRKIEEINEDNGGPSDEMAAIMGFSGFGSKKK encoded by the exons atgtctATG CGACCTGATGATCATAGGAGAAAATGGAACAGAGAAGAGTACGAAAGAATAGCGCTTCAGCGTCTTCAGGATGAGATAGCTGAAGAAGAGTTGGGAATTCCAAAACAACCTGCAGTAAAAAGAGAGTTGCTCAAACAAAGGGATTATAAAGTTGATCTTGAATCTAAATTAGGAAAAAGtgttgttattaataaaaatacaccaTCATCACAAACTGGagg GTACTACTGTAATGTTTGTGATTGTGTTGTCAAAGATTCTATCAATTTCTTAGATCACATCAATGGCACAAAAC ATCAACGTAATTTGGGTATGTCAATGAAAATAGAACGATCTACATTAGAGCAAGTTAAAGCACGCTTTGCaacgaacaaaaagaaattagaagaaaaaaagaaggattaTGATTTAGAACAGAGAGTAAAAGAATTAAAGGAAGAG GAAGAGAAGATAAAAGAGTAcagaaaggagaagagaaaagacaagaaaagaaaaattgaagaaatcaATGAAGATAATGGTGGACCTTCAGATGAAATGGCAGCGATAATGGGTTTCTCAGGATTTGGTTCTAAAAAAAAGTGA